In a single window of the Zea mays cultivar B73 chromosome 5, Zm-B73-REFERENCE-NAM-5.0, whole genome shotgun sequence genome:
- the LOC103626075 gene encoding receptor kinase-like protein Xa21 → MAITPQTMVLLSLLLSLSSLPIALALAEAGAESEDTAALLAFKAAAVGSSSGTSGAVLASWNGSGAGPCTWDGVKCSRIGRVVALRLRSLGLSGTLSPAVGNLSSLRELDLSSNWLRGEIPASLGRLRRLRTLDLSVNTLSGAVPGNLTACTSLRYLNLGSNRLSGHVPAGLGGALARLEVLWLTNNSVTGALPASLANLTSLRQLGLGLNALDGPIPPELGRNMARLEYVDLCHNHLRGEIPAPLYNVSSLASLDVGQNALHGGIPAGIHVQLPRLRYLALFENHFSGAIPPTISNLTQLVELELSENRFSGLVPRDLGRLQDLWKLLLDDNMLEAGDKMEGWEFMESLANCSKLNLFGLGGNDFTGDLPASVAKLSTTLEWLYLENLAISGSIPSEIGNLVGLKVLVLTDTDISGAIPDSIGRMENLVELHLDNNSLSGPVPSSVGNLTKLMKLSASGNSLGGSIPRNLGKLTDLTSLDLSSNHLNGSIPEETFQLQSLSLLLDLSHNSLSGPLPPNVGRLANLNTLRLSGNQLSGQLPAGIRDCVVLEELLLDSNSFQGSIPEALGDIKGLRVLNLTMNGFSGAIPDALGSIRSMQQLYVARNSLSGPIPADLQNLTSLSDLDLSFNDLQGEVPDRGFFRNLPRSSVAGNENLCGGMPRLRLHPCPTSASGKNSRSKRWPPLKHVEMALATVGAVVFLASLLAAATQLVVCRSRKQRRQQTKRQPLGAPAATGERYERVSYKELSEGTKGFSDANLLGRGSYGTVYRCVLSRLTDDGGRTVAASAAAVAVKVFDLERSGSTRSFVAECEALRSARHRCLVRTITCCSSVDRQGQEFKALVFELMPNGNLSRWLHPSPNEADPESTLSLIQRLDIAVDVVDALDYLHNHCRPPIVHCDLKPSNVLLAQDMSARVGDFGLSRILSDSDSACRAKAADPNSSSVIGIRGSVGYVPPEYGEGSGVSTLGDVYSLGILLLEMFTGRSPTDDAFGDSLDLRGFSEAGFPGRILEIADPNLWAHLPDTVTRNRVRECLLAVIRLALSCSKRQPKDRTPVRDAATEMRAIRDEAYLMMLAGSVVVRMEGEVVGGAVAPSLTSQS, encoded by the exons ATGGCGATCACTCCACAGACCATGGTCCTCCTCTCCCTGCTGCTGTCCTTGTCGTCCCTGCCCATTGCCCTGGCGCTCGCGGAAGCGGGAGCCGAGAGCGAGGACACCGCGGCTCTGCTCGCCTTCAAGGCCGCGGCCGTCGGCAGCAGCAGCGGCACTAGTGGCGCCGTGCTCGCGTCGTGGAACGGCAGCGGCGCCGGCCCGTGCACCTGGGATGGCGTCAAGTGCAGCCGCATCGGACGTGTGGTGGCGCTGAGGCTGCGCTCCCTCGGGCTCTCCGGGACGCTCTCGCCGGCCGTCGGCAACCTGTCGTCGCTGCGGGAGCTCGATCTGAGCTCCAACTGGCTGCGCGGCGAGATCCCCGCGAGCCTCGGCCGCCTGCGCCGCCTCCGGACGCTCGACCTCAGTGTCAACACCTTGTCCGGCGCGGTCCCCGGCAACCTCACCGCCTGCACCAGCCTGAGGTACCTAAACCTCGGCAGCAACAGGCTCAGCGGGCACGTACCGGCGGGGCTCGGCGGCGCGCTGGCGCGGCTCGAGGTGCTCTGGCTCACCAACAACAGCGTCACGGGGGCCCTCCCAGCGTCGCTGGCCAACCTGACGTCGCTGCGCCAGCTCGGCCTTGGGCTCAACGCCTTGGACGGCCCGATACCTCCGGAGCTCGGCCGCAACATGGCGCGCCTCGAGTACGTCGACCTCTGCCACAACCACCTGCGCGGCGAGATCCCGGCGCCGCTGTACAACGTGTCGTCGCTGGCGAGCCTCGACGTGGGGCAGAACGCGCTGCACGGAGGCATCCCTGCCGGGATCCACGTGCAGCTCCCTCGGCTGCGGTATCTGGCCTTGTTCGAGAACCATTTCAGCGGGGCGATCCCTCCCACCATCTCCAACCTCACCCAGCTCGTAGAGCTCGAGCTGTCAGAGAACCGGTTCAGCGGCCTCGTGCCTCGCGATCTTGGGAGGCTGCAGGATCTGTGGAAACTGCTGCTGGACGACAACATGCTCGAAGCGGGGGACAAAATGGAGGGGTGGGAATTCATGGAGTCGTTGGCCAACTGCAGCAAGCTAAATCTTTTCGGTCTGGGTGGCAACGATTTCACCGGAGATCTTCCTGCTTCGGTTGCTAAGCTCTCGACAACACTTGAGTGGCTTTACCTAGAAAACCTTGCGATCTCCGGGAGCATCCCCTCGGAGATCGGAAACCTGGTCGGCCTGAAAGTACTTGTTCTGACGGATACTGACATCTCAGGAGCAATTCCTGATAGCATCGGGAGGATGGAGAACCTGGTTGAGCTACACCTGGACAACAATAGCCTGTCGGGGCCGGTACCGTCATCGGTGGGGAATCTCACCAAGCTCATGAAGCTATCGGCGAGCGGCAACAGCCTGGGAGGATCAATCCCGAGGAATCTCGGAAAGCTCACCGACCTCACCAGCCTTGATCTTTCAAGCAACCACCTGAACGGCTCGATCCCTGAAGAAACATTCCAGCTGCAGTCTCTTTCGCTGCTCCTGGACTTGTCACACAACTCCCTCTCCGGACCACTCCCTCCCAACGTCGGAAGGCTGGCCAACCTCAACACGCTGAGACTGTCAGGAAACCAGCTGTCCGGCCAGCTACCGGCAGGCATCAGAGACTGCGTGGTTCTGGAGGAGCTCCTGCTGGACAGCAACTCGTTCCAGGGAAGCATACCTGAGGCTCTAGGCGACATCAAGGGCCTCCGCGTGCTGAACCTGACCATGAACGGGTTCTCCGGTGCGATCCCCGACGCCCTTGGTAGCATACGCAGCATGCAGCAGCTGTACGTAGCGCGCAACAGCCTCTCCGGGCCGATCCCAGCCGACCTGCAGAACCTGACGTCGCTGTCCGATCTGGATCTGTCCTTCAACGACCTGCAAGGCGAGGTGCCCGACCGAGGCTTCTTCAGAAACCTGCCTCGCTCATCGGTTGCCGGAAACGAAAACCTCTGTGGCGGAATGCCTCGGCTTCGCCTGCATCCGTGCCCCAcgtccgcttcggggaagaacaGTCGGAGCAAGAGGTGGCCGCCGCTGAAGCATGTTGAAATGGCTCTGGCGACAGTGGGCGCAGTCGTGTTCTTGGCATCATTATTAGCCGCAGCTACTCAGCTCGTCGTCTGTAGGAGCCGTAAACAAAGGCGGCAGCAGACGAAGAGGCAGCCCCTAGGAGCCCCAGCAGCGACCGGAGAGCGGTACGAGAGGGTCTCTTACAAGGAGCTGTCGGAGGGGACGAAGGGGTTTTCAGACGCCAACCTGCTCGGAAGAGGAAGCTACGGCACAGTCTACAGGTGCGTTCTCAGCCGTCTCACCGACGATGGCGGAAGAACCGTagccgcctccgccgccgccgtcgccgtgaAGGTGTTCGACCTCGAGCGGTCCGGATCCACGCGAAGCTTCGTGGCCGAATGCGAGGCGCTCCGGAGCGCGCGCCACCGCTGCCTCGTAAGGACCATCACGTGCTGCTCGAGCGTGGACCGCCAGGGGCAGGAGTTCAAGGCCCTGGTGTTCGAGCTCATGCCCAACGGCAACCTGAGCCGCTGGCTCCATCCGAGCCCGAACGAGGCCGACCCCGAGAGCACGCTGAGCCTGATCCAGAGGCTCGATATCGCCGTGGACGTCGTGGATGCTCTGGACTACCTCCACAACCACTGTCGGCCGCCGATCGTTCACTGCGACCTCAAGCCCAGCAACGTCCTCCTCGCCCAGGACATGAGCGCTCGGGTCGGAGATTTCGGCCTTTCCAGGATCCTGTCTGACTCTGACAGCGCGTGCAGGGCCAAAGCCGCCGATCCGAACTCGAGCAGCGTCATTGGGATCAGAGGCTCCGTTGGCTACGTCCCTCCAG AGTACGGGGAAGGCAGCggcgtctccaccctcggcgacgTTTACAGCCTAGGCATACTGCTGCTGGAGATGTTCACAGGACGGAGCCCCACGGACGACGCGTTCGGAGACTCGCTGGACCTCCGCGGGTTTTCAGAGGCCGGGTTTCCTGGCAGGATACTGGAAATAGCGGACCCGAACCTATGGGCACACCTCCCTGACACTGTCACAAGAAACAGGGTCCGGGAGTGTTTGCTTGCGGTCATTCGGCTCGCCCTGTCCTGCTCAAAGCGCCAGCCCAAGGACCGAACGCCCGTACGGGATGCGGCCACGGAGATGCGCGCGATCAGAGACGAGGCGTACCTGATGATGCTTGCCGGCTCTGTGGTGGTCCGAATGGAAGGGGAAGTAGTGGGAGGAGCAGTGGCCCCATCATTGACGTCCCAAAGCTAG